The DNA region CCTTACGGAAAAGGCGATAAGAAACTTCAACAGTGATTGGAAGCAAATAGACAAAAAAGAATGGGTAATTTAATTTCTAATCTTTGAAAATGAGAAGGGGAGTGAACAGAATAAAGATCGCAGTTGTAGGGGAAAATCTTGTGGACATTTTTAAAATGAATGATAAATTCGAAGCACATCCGGGGGGGTCGCCTTTAAACATTGCGGTGGGTCTTGCAAGATTAGGAGCAAACGTGAGTTATATCACGAAGTTTTCAAACGATTTCTTTGGAGCGATGCTAAAAGACGTTTTGAAATCTGAGAAGATCGATATCTCAAACTGTCCTGTAGACGATCAACTGCATACGACATTGGCATTTGTCTTCATAGGTAAGGACAAAGTCCCAAATTTTGAGGTATGGAATCAATGTACAGCGGACAGTTCTATAACCTGGAACGATTTGTCAAAAATAGAATTGAGAGAATTCAGCGCTGTTCATTTCGGTTCAATTCTGCTGGCGACACCGGCAGCAGAAGCTGTTTTGGAATTTGTGAAAAGATCAAAAAACGTTGGAATTTTCATAAGTTTCGATCCGAACTATCGTTCAAAAGTCGCCCTTGATGAAAAAGCGTATGTCAAAAATCTTCTAAAAGGATGGGAATTGGCAAACGTGGTAAAATGTAGTTTGGAAGATGCAAAGGCCATATTCGGTGTGTCGAATTTTGAAGATGCTGTAAAAGCCATAAAAAAAATTAAAATTCCAACCGTTATCACAATGGGAGAAAAAGGATCTTATGTTGTAAACAACAAGTTGACGCATATTCCCGTTTATCCAACAACGGTGGTTGATACAACAGGATGTGGCGATGCTTTTGCAGCAGGAATGATTTACGCTCTTTCAAAACGCGCTTTTTCCATTGAGAACGATGAATTGACAGAGGCTGCCAAAGTTGGCAGTGTAACAGCTGCATTTGCGGCCCAAAAAATTGGAGCCATTTCTTCGTTTGCCTATGTTGACAGCATCGAAAAAATTTTGAAAGGGACGAGTTAAAAGCGATGAAATCGAACATAAAAGACATAGCAAAAAGCCTTGACGTTTCGATTGCAACTGTTTCTAAAGCATTGAACAACAAACCTGGCGTAAGCCATGAAATGCGCTTGAAGGTTTTGAAAAAAGCTGAAGAGCTTGGGTATGTTGTGAACAGCCTGGCGAGGGGAATGAAAATTTCGCGAACCTTTACAATAGGCGTTCTAATTTCGGATATAAAGAACCCGTATTTCAGTGAGGTTATCTCCTCTATGGAAAGGGTACTTTACGCGAAAAAGTACAATCTTATCATATGCAACGTTGGTGAAAGTTCCGTAAAAGAGCGGGAATATTTGGAACTGTTGGTATCAAAAAAGGTAGATGGCATAATTGCCGCACCAAGTGCGGAAAGGAAAAATTTATCCATTTACAGAAATTTGATTCGTCATGGCATGAAAATAACGTTGTTCGATAGGCTTATAGAATCAATAGAAGTCGACTCTGTGGTTGTGGACAACAAAGCTGCCACTTACGAAGCCGTGAGATATCTTAGCAACCTGGGGCATAAGAAAATCGGAGCGATATATGGAATAGAAAAAAGTTATACAGGTAGCGAAAGGTTGAAAGGCTTCATGGAAGCGGTGAA from Mesoaciditoga lauensis cd-1655R = DSM 25116 includes:
- a CDS encoding carbohydrate kinase family protein, whose protein sequence is MNRIKIAVVGENLVDIFKMNDKFEAHPGGSPLNIAVGLARLGANVSYITKFSNDFFGAMLKDVLKSEKIDISNCPVDDQLHTTLAFVFIGKDKVPNFEVWNQCTADSSITWNDLSKIELREFSAVHFGSILLATPAAEAVLEFVKRSKNVGIFISFDPNYRSKVALDEKAYVKNLLKGWELANVVKCSLEDAKAIFGVSNFEDAVKAIKKIKIPTVITMGEKGSYVVNNKLTHIPVYPTTVVDTTGCGDAFAAGMIYALSKRAFSIENDELTEAAKVGSVTAAFAAQKIGAISSFAYVDSIEKILKGTS
- a CDS encoding LacI family DNA-binding transcriptional regulator translates to MKSNIKDIAKSLDVSIATVSKALNNKPGVSHEMRLKVLKKAEELGYVVNSLARGMKISRTFTIGVLISDIKNPYFSEVISSMERVLYAKKYNLIICNVGESSVKEREYLELLVSKKVDGIIAAPSAERKNLSIYRNLIRHGMKITLFDRLIESIEVDSVVVDNKAATYEAVRYLSNLGHKKIGAIYGIEKSYTGSERLKGFMEAVKDFKVECRPEWLQNGEFSEEKSHERALDILKQKNRPTALIAMNNFMTLGIMRAIKDLKLKVPQDISIIGFDNAEWMKVCSPTVTTVAQPTEAIGMTAATLLLDAIESETPRAPHHFVLKTSLLKRESVASLKKERATP